TGCAATATGCATCTCGATATTAGTGAATTGGCATTCGTTTTAAATTCGAGCATTATGTATGGCACCCAGAAATTCTACTACAATATAAAATTTCATCCACATATCTAATTTCAAGAATCACAAACTGCATAACGTACCTGTTTTTTTCAACAAGTACAACACTTGAAATATCATCAGGAGCTCTCCCTGATCTCCTCAGCAGATTCTTACCCGCCTCGCTCTGCAGAGCTTCATACCTAATTGTCCTGCCCATGTCAAGTTCAATAACACCAAAAACAtcagcaaaaattaaaagatggaaTCTTAAAACAAAGCGAGGAAAATTAAAAACTGACCTGTTCTTGTCATTATCACGCACAAACCTAACACCTCCATTGCAAAGATTGCAAACACCTGCCAAATTACAAACTTTAATAAGACCCTATTGAACTAAAGATAAAATAGGAAGAGGGTTGTAGTTTAAAGAGTGTTTTACCGTCAAATAACATGATGGGTCGTGAATCTTTTTCAAAGAAGCTATTTGTTGCCTCTACCCAATCCATAGTGACAGTTTTTTTTGGAGGTGATACAGTAGCAAACACACGTGTTCTGCGTCTAGCGGGTGCAATTGGTGGCAGGTTTAGCCGGACATAACTGCCGGGAGCAACTGACGCCATTGAAAAAAGCGACGAGAGTCTCAGTTCAGATGTTTTTAAATGGTAAACTGgaaaaaaagaggaagaagGTGAATTCTTGACTAAATGACGATACAGCCCTTGTTTTCTATCTAAAGGATACGCACAAAATGATTTTGCCCGAGAGTGGTTATTCCATGTGACGGTTGTACCATATCATATTTAAAACAAGTcgatgagcatttgcgatattaaattttttaactgtgcattaaattttttaattgttagaAATTTCACACGGCTAACGTATATTGGTTTGTTGTGCGAATGACACACGCATCAGTTACATTGGATAATTTCTATTTGGTCGAATCCATCTTGAGGCTATCGTTTTTGTATAGtcaattcttttttaaaatttggcggCGTAACCCTAGTCGTAAGTTGTGTGTTGCCTTGGACAAAATAATTTGATGTACATGTTGTATTGATGCATTTGACAACCAAGATATTTCAAATATTCCTATATTTAAAAAAAGCGTAGGAAGAGGTGGTGGACAGTTCGAAATTAAAACATGAAATAGTTATGGTAGATGTAAAgagtgaaaaatttaaatttataggtGCCAAAG
This window of the Mercurialis annua linkage group LG5, ddMerAnnu1.2, whole genome shotgun sequence genome carries:
- the LOC126682508 gene encoding DCC family protein At1g52590, chloroplastic, yielding MASVAPGSYVRLNLPPIAPARRRTRVFATVSPPKKTVTMDWVEATNSFFEKDSRPIMLFDGVCNLCNGGVRFVRDNDKNRTIRYEALQSEAGKNLLRRSGRAPDDISSVVLVEKNRSYIKSAAVLKIMEYIDLPFPQLAFFLQFVPLFIKDFVYDNVANNRYTIFGRSESCEIYYD